The following proteins are co-located in the Streptomyces sp. NBC_01198 genome:
- the sdhA gene encoding succinate dehydrogenase flavoprotein subunit, with protein MQIHKYDTVIVGAGGAGMRAAIEATKRSRTAVLTKLYPTRSHTGAAQGGMAAALANVEEDNWEWHTFDTIKGGDYLVDQDAAEILAKEAIDAVLDLEKMGLPFNRTPEGRIDQRRFGGHTRNHGEAAVRRACYAADRTGHMILQTLYQNCVKEGVEFFNEFYVLDQLLTEVDGVQRSAGVVAYELATGEIHVFQAKSVIYASGGTGKFFKVTSNAHTLTGDGQAAVYRRGLPLEDMEFFQFHPTGIWRMGILLTEGARGEGGILRNKDGERFMEKYAPVMKDLASRDVVSRAIYTEIREGRGCGPEGDHVYLDLTHLPPEQLDAKLPDITEFARTYLGIEPYTDPIPIQPTAHYAMGGIPTNVQGEVLRDNTTVVPGLYAAGEVACVSVHGANRLGTNSLLDINVFGRRSGIAAAEYAHANDFAPLPEDPASLVVAQVERLRSATGNERVSEIRRELQECMDANVMVFRTEQTIKTAVEKIGELRERYLSVSIQDKGKRFNTDLLEAVELGNLLDLAEVMAVSALARKESRGGHYREDYPNRDDVNFMRHTMAYRELDDATGAESIRLDYKPVVQTRYQPMERKY; from the coding sequence ATGCAGATCCACAAGTACGACACCGTCATCGTCGGCGCGGGCGGCGCCGGTATGCGCGCCGCCATCGAGGCCACCAAGCGCAGCCGCACCGCCGTCCTGACCAAGCTCTACCCGACCCGCTCCCACACCGGCGCCGCCCAGGGCGGCATGGCCGCCGCCCTCGCGAACGTCGAGGAGGACAACTGGGAGTGGCACACCTTCGACACGATCAAGGGCGGCGACTACCTGGTCGACCAGGACGCCGCCGAGATCCTGGCGAAGGAGGCCATCGACGCGGTCCTCGACCTGGAGAAGATGGGCCTGCCGTTCAACCGGACGCCCGAGGGCCGGATCGACCAGCGCCGTTTCGGCGGCCACACCCGCAACCACGGCGAGGCCGCGGTCCGCCGGGCGTGTTACGCCGCCGACCGCACCGGTCACATGATCCTCCAGACGCTTTATCAGAACTGCGTCAAGGAGGGTGTGGAGTTCTTCAACGAGTTCTACGTCCTCGACCAGCTGCTGACCGAGGTCGACGGGGTGCAGCGGTCCGCCGGCGTGGTGGCGTACGAGCTGGCCACCGGCGAGATCCACGTCTTCCAGGCCAAGTCGGTGATCTACGCCTCCGGCGGCACCGGCAAGTTCTTCAAGGTGACCTCCAACGCGCACACCCTCACCGGTGACGGCCAGGCCGCCGTCTACCGGCGCGGGCTGCCGCTTGAGGACATGGAGTTCTTCCAGTTCCACCCGACGGGCATCTGGCGGATGGGCATCCTGCTGACGGAGGGCGCCCGCGGTGAGGGCGGCATCCTCCGCAACAAGGACGGCGAGCGCTTCATGGAGAAGTACGCCCCCGTCATGAAGGACCTGGCCTCGCGCGACGTCGTCTCCCGGGCGATCTACACCGAGATCCGCGAGGGCCGCGGCTGCGGTCCCGAGGGCGACCACGTCTACCTCGACCTGACCCACCTGCCGCCCGAGCAGCTGGACGCCAAGCTGCCGGACATCACCGAGTTCGCCCGCACCTACCTGGGCATCGAGCCGTACACCGACCCGATCCCGATCCAGCCCACCGCGCACTACGCCATGGGCGGCATCCCCACCAACGTCCAGGGCGAGGTGCTGCGCGACAACACCACCGTCGTGCCCGGCCTGTACGCGGCCGGCGAGGTCGCCTGCGTGTCCGTGCACGGCGCGAACCGGCTCGGCACCAACTCGCTGCTCGACATCAACGTCTTCGGCCGCCGCTCCGGTATCGCCGCCGCCGAGTACGCGCACGCCAACGACTTCGCACCGCTGCCCGAGGACCCGGCGTCGCTCGTCGTGGCCCAGGTCGAGCGGCTGCGCTCGGCCACCGGCAACGAGCGGGTCTCCGAGATCCGGCGCGAGCTGCAGGAGTGCATGGACGCCAACGTGATGGTCTTCCGCACCGAGCAGACCATCAAGACGGCCGTCGAGAAGATCGGCGAGCTGCGCGAGCGCTACCTCAGCGTCTCCATCCAGGACAAGGGCAAGCGGTTCAACACCGATCTGCTGGAGGCCGTCGAGCTGGGCAACCTGCTCGACCTCGCCGAGGTCATGGCCGTCTCCGCGCTGGCCCGCAAGGAGTCCCGCGGCGGCCACTACCGCGAGGACTACCCCAACCGGGACGACGTCAACTTCATGCGGCACACCATGGCCTACCGCGAGCTGGACGACGCCACCGGCGCCGAGTCGATCCGCCTGGACTACAAGCCGGTCGTGCAGACCCGCTACCAGCCGATGGAGCGTAAGTACTGA
- a CDS encoding succinate dehydrogenase iron-sulfur subunit, giving the protein MSTPNTPTLDKHSAALDAAEVAAGHLVTVTLRVRRFNPEVSADAEWVDYQLPMDPKERVLDALHKIKWEIDGTLTFRRSCAHGVCGSDAVRINGRNRLACKTLIKDINPEKPITVEPIKGLTVLKDLVVDMDPFFQAYRDVMPFLITKGNEPTRERLQSAEDRERFDDTTKCILCAACTSSCPVYWNDGQYFGPAAIVNAHRFIFDSRDEGGEQRLEILNDKDGVWRCRTTFNCTDACPRGIEVTKAIQEVKRALITRRF; this is encoded by the coding sequence ATGAGCACCCCGAATACTCCGACGCTGGACAAGCACTCGGCGGCACTGGACGCCGCCGAGGTCGCCGCGGGCCACCTGGTCACGGTCACGCTGCGGGTCCGCCGCTTCAACCCCGAGGTCTCGGCGGACGCCGAGTGGGTCGACTACCAGCTGCCGATGGACCCCAAGGAGCGCGTCCTGGACGCCCTCCACAAGATCAAGTGGGAGATCGACGGCACCCTGACCTTCCGCCGCTCCTGCGCCCACGGCGTCTGCGGCTCCGACGCGGTCCGCATCAACGGCCGCAACCGCCTGGCCTGCAAGACCCTGATCAAGGACATCAACCCCGAGAAGCCCATCACGGTCGAGCCCATCAAGGGCCTCACCGTGCTCAAGGACCTCGTGGTCGACATGGACCCCTTCTTCCAGGCCTACCGCGACGTGATGCCCTTCCTCATCACCAAGGGGAACGAGCCCACCCGCGAACGCCTCCAGTCCGCCGAGGACCGCGAGCGCTTCGACGACACCACCAAGTGCATCCTGTGCGCCGCCTGCACCTCCTCCTGCCCGGTCTACTGGAACGACGGCCAGTACTTCGGCCCGGCGGCCATCGTCAACGCGCACCGCTTCATCTTCGACTCGCGCGACGAGGGCGGCGAGCAGCGCCTGGAGATCCTCAACGACAAGGACGGCGTCTGGCGCTGCCGCACCACCTTCAACTGCACGGACGCCTGTCCGCGCGGCATCGAGGTGACGAAGGCGATCCAGGAGGTGAAGCGGGCGCTCATCACGCGCCGCTTCTGA
- a CDS encoding DUF4132 domain-containing protein — protein MATAGEHVVAVRRLAAADDIEALADRLADVFVQPLLVNGSYGPKVIAVVDDLTPDQRARLVARLAERYRAVTQVQGGDAGPRYGLLVVASCARRGPGTDPLADERSGWLAELGGDFAPWYDGWLDQLVEAEIAAGRTPPPAAVGTLRRMAMVHSRRPALLTVVKKLADPPLNPGEAWSDDALATAVVLGDPWPQLLRLAVAATAARPSARWEKDARALIDRLGPATVRDKAVHWLALAGRPRTVLFARRDHGPDPDALFDPFNANALRGLAWLAALLPPDPGIARALGGLVDTALRKVPGLGPRNPKLANAGVGALARCEGEAALGEIARLASRVTFRGTRKQLDAALEARAAALGLSREEVEELAVPAYGLTEVGLLRHDHGELAVRAGKAVLSWRNAAGKEVRGVPAAVKRDHLEEVAALRLAAKDIDRMLAAQAERLDRQFLARRRWTYPAWRERCLDHPLVGTLARRLLWTVDGRACGYADGELRTLADAPVTEGSTVELWHPVDREPAEVVAWRDWLERHGITQPFKQAHREVYLLTDAERATGTYSNRFAAHFLRQHQFQSLAAVRGWTSVLRLAVDDSYPPAMRELPQWGLRAEFWVEAVGDEITESGSHRHLATDQVRFYPLEEAVSHAHAGGGGYRHPAGGTPPEGLPLGEVPALVLSEVLRDVDLFVGVASVGNDPTWQDGGPGGRYREYWESYGFGDLTLTAQGRRDLLSRLVPRLAMADRCSVEGRFLEVRGDLHTYKIHLGSGNILIAPHDRYLCVVPKAAPAAPYDGYLPFEGDRTLGLILSKALLLSRDKEITDRTILSQL, from the coding sequence ATGGCCACCGCGGGGGAGCACGTGGTGGCGGTCCGGCGGCTGGCCGCGGCCGACGACATCGAGGCGCTGGCCGACCGGCTGGCCGACGTCTTCGTCCAGCCGCTCCTCGTGAACGGGTCCTACGGTCCGAAGGTGATCGCGGTCGTCGACGATCTGACGCCGGACCAGCGCGCCCGGCTGGTGGCCCGGCTGGCCGAGCGCTACCGGGCCGTGACGCAGGTGCAGGGCGGCGACGCCGGCCCCCGGTACGGACTGCTCGTGGTGGCGAGCTGCGCCCGTCGCGGCCCCGGCACCGACCCGCTCGCCGACGAGCGCTCGGGATGGCTCGCCGAGCTCGGCGGGGACTTCGCGCCCTGGTACGACGGATGGCTGGACCAGCTGGTCGAGGCGGAGATCGCCGCGGGACGCACCCCGCCGCCCGCCGCCGTGGGCACCCTGCGCAGGATGGCGATGGTCCACTCCCGCCGGCCGGCGCTGCTCACGGTCGTGAAGAAGCTCGCCGACCCGCCGCTGAATCCCGGTGAGGCATGGTCGGACGACGCGCTGGCGACCGCCGTCGTCCTCGGCGACCCCTGGCCCCAGCTGCTGCGGCTTGCCGTCGCCGCGACCGCCGCCCGGCCGTCGGCCCGCTGGGAGAAGGACGCGCGGGCGCTGATCGACCGGCTCGGACCGGCCACCGTACGGGACAAGGCGGTGCACTGGCTGGCGCTTGCCGGGCGGCCGAGGACCGTGCTGTTCGCCCGCCGCGACCACGGCCCGGATCCTGACGCGCTGTTCGACCCCTTCAACGCCAACGCGCTGCGCGGTCTGGCGTGGCTGGCGGCCCTGCTGCCGCCGGATCCCGGCATCGCGCGGGCGCTGGGCGGGCTGGTGGACACCGCGCTGCGCAAGGTCCCGGGCCTCGGCCCGCGCAATCCGAAGCTCGCCAACGCCGGAGTGGGCGCGCTGGCCCGCTGCGAGGGCGAAGCGGCGCTCGGCGAGATCGCCCGGCTGGCCTCCCGGGTGACCTTCCGCGGCACCCGCAAGCAGCTCGACGCGGCCCTGGAGGCACGGGCCGCCGCCCTCGGCCTGAGCCGGGAGGAGGTCGAGGAGCTGGCGGTGCCCGCCTACGGCCTGACGGAGGTCGGCCTGCTGCGGCACGACCACGGCGAGCTGGCGGTGCGCGCCGGAAAGGCCGTGCTGAGCTGGCGCAACGCGGCGGGCAAGGAGGTCAGGGGAGTCCCGGCCGCCGTCAAGCGCGACCACCTGGAGGAGGTGGCCGCGCTCCGGCTCGCCGCGAAGGACATCGACCGGATGCTCGCCGCCCAGGCCGAGCGCCTCGACCGGCAGTTCCTGGCCCGCCGCCGATGGACCTACCCGGCCTGGCGCGAGCGCTGCCTCGACCACCCGCTGGTCGGCACCCTGGCCCGCCGCCTGCTCTGGACGGTCGACGGGCGGGCGTGCGGCTACGCCGACGGGGAGTTGCGCACGCTCGCCGACGCGCCCGTGACCGAGGGGTCCACCGTCGAGCTGTGGCACCCGGTGGACCGGGAGCCCGCCGAGGTGGTCGCGTGGCGCGACTGGCTGGAACGGCACGGGATCACCCAGCCGTTCAAGCAGGCCCACCGCGAGGTCTACCTGCTCACCGACGCCGAGCGCGCCACCGGCACGTACTCCAACCGTTTCGCCGCGCACTTCCTGCGCCAGCACCAGTTCCAGTCGCTGGCGGCGGTCCGCGGCTGGACCAGCGTGCTGCGGCTCGCCGTGGACGACAGCTACCCGCCGGCGATGCGGGAGCTGCCGCAGTGGGGGCTGCGGGCCGAGTTCTGGGTGGAGGCCGTGGGCGACGAGATCACCGAGTCGGGGAGCCATCGCCATCTGGCCACCGACCAGGTCCGCTTCTACCCGCTGGAGGAAGCGGTCAGCCACGCCCACGCGGGCGGCGGCGGCTACCGCCACCCGGCAGGGGGCACACCGCCGGAGGGCCTGCCACTCGGCGAGGTCCCCGCGCTGGTCCTCAGTGAAGTCCTGCGCGACGTCGACCTCTTCGTCGGCGTCGCCAGCGTCGGGAACGATCCGACCTGGCAGGACGGCGGCCCCGGGGGGCGCTACCGCGAATACTGGGAGTCCTACGGCTTCGGCGACCTCACCCTGACCGCCCAGGGACGCCGCGACCTGCTCAGCCGGCTCGTTCCCCGGCTGGCGATGGCCGACCGGTGCAGCGTCGAGGGCCGCTTCCTTGAGGTGCGCGGCGACCTGCACACGTACAAGATCCATCTCGGCTCGGGGAACATCCTGATAGCGCCGCACGACCGCTACCTGTGCGTCGTCCCGAAGGCCGCGCCCGCCGCCCCCTACGACGGCTACCTGCCGTTCGAGGGCGACCGCACCCTTGGGCTCATCTTGAGCAAGGCGCTGCTGCTGTCCCGCGACAAGGAGATCACCGACCGCACGATCCTGAGCCAGCTCTGA
- a CDS encoding TetR/AcrR family transcriptional regulator, whose amino-acid sequence MDTTDGPAEAADATDATDATDGLRERKKRQTRAALSHATIALSIERGWEGVRIEDIAAAVNVSERTFRNYFSSKAEAVAATHLDRMMRVARALDARPAREPLWESIRATVQAEFVPEPAGPVDAAAGKRHTDAIWKVLSEPAVQGEVLRADQAAQVVLAEAIGARTGTDPRVDLYPKLVAASVGAAIGTALSHWLRADPPVPLGPLISEVLEQVTAGLPAPVSSEQ is encoded by the coding sequence ATGGACACCACGGACGGCCCGGCGGAGGCGGCAGACGCCACCGATGCCACCGACGCCACGGACGGGCTTCGCGAGCGCAAGAAGCGGCAGACTCGTGCCGCCCTGAGCCACGCCACGATCGCGCTGAGCATCGAGCGCGGCTGGGAGGGCGTGCGGATAGAAGACATCGCCGCGGCGGTGAACGTCTCGGAGCGCACCTTCCGCAACTACTTCTCCAGCAAGGCGGAAGCGGTGGCCGCCACCCACCTGGACCGGATGATGCGGGTCGCGCGGGCGCTGGACGCGCGCCCGGCCCGGGAGCCGCTGTGGGAGTCGATAAGGGCCACCGTGCAGGCCGAGTTCGTCCCGGAGCCGGCGGGACCGGTCGACGCGGCGGCGGGGAAGCGGCACACCGACGCGATCTGGAAGGTGCTGTCCGAGCCCGCCGTGCAGGGGGAGGTGCTGCGCGCCGACCAGGCCGCGCAGGTGGTGCTGGCCGAGGCGATCGGTGCGCGGACGGGGACGGACCCGCGGGTCGACCTCTATCCGAAACTGGTCGCCGCCTCGGTCGGGGCCGCGATCGGCACGGCGCTGAGCCACTGGCTGCGCGCCGATCCCCCGGTGCCGCTGGGGCCGCTGATAAGCGAGGTCCTCGAACAGGTGACGGCGGGCCTTCCCGCGCCCGTGAGCAGTGAGCAGTGA
- a CDS encoding FAD-dependent monooxygenase gives MADEVDVDVVVVGGGPTGLMLAAELGLLGVRPAVLERLAESSREPRANGLVGQVVQALDRRGLYESLSGSPGPPRPNNAFFTFAGLPVDLSGLPESPVYTVAVPQHRIVEVLTARALESGADIRIGHEVTGLTQRDDRVELEIAGPAGPYRLTARYAVGADGAHSVTRKLCGIGFPGITYDRSVSRHAHVSVPAEYVGPEGLRVPGVGVVAPFLPRRTDRGSFNWAPLPGRPPLVATVEWEPVQGDEPMSLTEMAASIGRVLGAEVPVAAPEGAGPFVLRRLTGGNTRVAERFRDGRVFLIGDAAHVYASGGGPGLNSGLQDAINLGWKLAAQLAGTAPEGLLDSYAAERTAAARRTLVYAQAQSALLEPGGDVDALRAVFGELLQDQGAVQRVADLIAGSDLRYDIAGAAGHPLVGTHARDLALSTPAGPLRLGELTRGGRPLLLDLTRTATAAKSAAGWSARVDVVTGSAQPPADPGFTAALIRPDSYVAWATSAPAPARTDIAELRAAGGRWFGVG, from the coding sequence ATGGCCGACGAGGTGGATGTCGACGTCGTGGTCGTCGGCGGGGGTCCCACCGGACTCATGCTGGCTGCCGAACTGGGCCTGCTTGGCGTGCGCCCGGCCGTGCTGGAACGCCTTGCGGAGTCGAGCCGCGAGCCCCGGGCGAACGGGCTGGTCGGCCAGGTCGTCCAGGCGCTCGACCGGCGCGGGCTGTACGAGAGCCTCAGCGGGAGCCCCGGGCCGCCGCGGCCCAACAACGCCTTCTTCACCTTCGCCGGACTGCCCGTCGACCTGAGCGGGCTGCCGGAGAGCCCGGTCTACACGGTGGCGGTGCCGCAGCACCGCATCGTGGAGGTGCTGACGGCCCGGGCGCTGGAATCGGGCGCCGACATCCGTATCGGGCACGAGGTCACCGGGCTGACGCAGCGGGACGACCGCGTCGAGCTGGAGATCGCCGGGCCCGCGGGACCGTACCGGCTGACGGCCCGCTATGCGGTCGGCGCCGACGGGGCGCACAGCGTCACGCGCAAGCTCTGCGGCATCGGCTTCCCGGGGATCACCTACGACCGGTCGGTCTCCCGGCACGCGCATGTGAGCGTCCCCGCGGAGTACGTGGGCCCGGAGGGCCTGCGGGTGCCGGGGGTCGGCGTGGTAGCGCCGTTCCTGCCGCGGCGCACCGATCGGGGCTCGTTCAACTGGGCTCCGCTGCCCGGCCGGCCGCCGCTGGTGGCCACCGTCGAGTGGGAGCCGGTCCAGGGTGACGAGCCGATGAGCCTGACCGAGATGGCGGCGAGCATCGGGCGGGTGCTCGGCGCCGAGGTGCCGGTGGCGGCGCCCGAGGGCGCCGGACCCTTCGTGCTGCGCCGGCTCACCGGGGGCAACACCCGGGTGGCCGAGCGGTTCCGCGACGGGCGGGTCTTCCTGATCGGCGACGCCGCCCACGTCTACGCCTCGGGGGGCGGGCCCGGGCTCAACTCCGGGCTGCAGGACGCGATCAACCTCGGCTGGAAGCTGGCGGCGCAGCTCGCGGGCACCGCGCCCGAGGGGCTGCTCGACAGTTACGCCGCCGAGCGGACCGCGGCCGCCCGCCGCACCCTGGTCTACGCCCAGGCCCAGTCCGCGCTGCTGGAGCCGGGCGGCGATGTGGACGCGCTGCGGGCGGTGTTCGGCGAGCTGCTGCAGGACCAGGGGGCGGTCCAGCGGGTCGCGGACCTGATAGCGGGTTCCGACCTGCGTTACGACATAGCCGGCGCAGCGGGTCATCCGCTGGTCGGCACCCACGCCAGGGACCTGGCGCTGTCCACCCCGGCCGGCCCGCTGCGGCTCGGCGAACTGACCCGCGGCGGCCGCCCGTTGCTGCTCGACCTCACCAGGACGGCGACGGCGGCGAAGTCGGCGGCCGGCTGGTCCGCCCGGGTGGACGTGGTGACCGGCAGCGCCCAGCCGCCGGCCGACCCCGGCTTCACGGCAGCGCTGATCCGGCCCGACTCCTACGTCGCCTGGGCCACCTCCGCCCCGGCCCCGGCCCGGACCGACATCGCGGAGCTGCGGGCAGCAGGCGGGCGGTGGTTCGGGGTGGGGTGA